From Pseudomonadota bacterium, a single genomic window includes:
- a CDS encoding MFS transporter, with protein MPAGDDGGRVFGFNRNIFYAGLVSFLTDTSTKMVYSIMPLFLMSLGASKTTLSVIEGIAESTAALVKTASGFWSDRIGRNKPFMAVGYAITAIVTPCYAAVVSPLQLLGLRFVERFGKGVRTAPRDSLVAGTAAKGDTGRSFGLHKAMDNSGAIVGPLLAFGLLKLFPEDYRTVFVLAAIPAALGVVTILSLIKEASKPKESLYRKFRFRDFPKRYYLLLGIVFLFTLGNSTDALLIVKANEVGVQVAYIPLVYLVFNAVSVALSIPLGKRSDRIGRERMLAFGYLVYAAVYFGFGHTNDTRVIVGLFAAYGVYSAATDGIQKAFVSDLLDRNKQGTGLGIYNALLGLTLLPASVIAGVLYDRVDSSVPFYFGASTAAAAAVLMIVFFLVNRRGAA; from the coding sequence GTGCCAGCCGGGGATGACGGTGGCCGGGTCTTCGGCTTCAACCGGAACATCTTCTACGCCGGGCTGGTCAGCTTCCTGACCGACACGTCCACGAAGATGGTCTACTCGATCATGCCGCTGTTCCTGATGTCGCTCGGCGCGTCGAAGACGACGCTGTCGGTCATCGAGGGGATCGCGGAGAGCACCGCGGCCCTGGTCAAGACGGCGTCCGGGTTCTGGAGCGACAGGATCGGGCGCAACAAGCCGTTCATGGCGGTCGGGTACGCGATCACGGCGATCGTGACGCCCTGCTACGCCGCGGTCGTGTCGCCGTTGCAGTTGTTGGGCCTGCGCTTCGTCGAGCGTTTCGGCAAGGGGGTGCGGACCGCGCCGCGCGACAGCCTGGTGGCCGGAACTGCGGCGAAGGGGGACACGGGCCGGAGCTTCGGGCTGCACAAGGCAATGGACAACAGCGGCGCCATCGTCGGGCCCCTGCTGGCGTTCGGGCTGCTGAAGCTCTTCCCCGAAGACTACCGGACGGTGTTCGTGCTGGCGGCGATCCCGGCGGCGCTCGGGGTCGTCACGATCCTGTCGCTGATCAAGGAGGCGTCCAAGCCGAAGGAGAGCCTGTACCGGAAGTTCCGGTTCCGGGACTTCCCGAAGCGCTACTACCTGCTCCTGGGCATCGTGTTCCTCTTCACGCTGGGCAACTCGACGGACGCGCTGCTGATCGTCAAGGCGAACGAGGTCGGCGTGCAGGTCGCCTACATCCCGCTGGTCTACCTCGTGTTCAACGCCGTGTCGGTCGCCCTGTCGATCCCGCTCGGGAAGCGGTCCGACCGGATCGGGCGGGAGCGGATGCTGGCGTTCGGCTACCTCGTGTACGCCGCGGTGTACTTCGGCTTCGGGCACACCAACGACACCCGCGTGATCGTCGGGCTCTTCGCGGCCTACGGCGTGTACTCTGCGGCCACCGACGGCATCCAGAAGGCGTTCGTGTCCGACCTCCTGGACCGGAACAAGCAGGGCACCGGCCTCGGCATCTACAACGCGCTGCTGGGGCTGACGCTGCTGCCCGCCAGCGTCATCGCCGGCGTGCTGTACGACCGGGTCGACTCCAGCGTCCCGTTCTACTTCGGCGCATCGACGGCAGCCGCGGCCGCCGTCCTGATGATCGTCTTCTTCCTTGTGAACCGCCGCGGTGCGGCCTAG